A window of Micromonospora eburnea genomic DNA:
CCCGCTGGACAAGGTCTCCACCTCGATGACCATCAACGCGCCCGGCTCGGTGCTGCTCCTGCTCTACCAGCTTGTCGCCGAGGAGTCCGGGGTGCCGGGGGCGGCGCTCAACGGCACCATCCAGAACGACATCCTCAAGGAGTACATCGCCCGCGGGACGTACATCTTCCCGCCGAAGCCCTCGCTGCGGCTGGTGGCCGACACCTTCGCGTACTGCCGGGCCGAGGTGCCGAAGTGGAACACCATCTCCATCTCCGGCTACCACATGGCCGAGGCCGGCGCGACGCCCGCGCAGGAGATCGCGTTCACCCTGGCCAACGGCGTGGAGTACGTCCGGGCCGCGCTCGCCGCCGGGCTCGCCGTCGACGACTTCGCGCCCCGGCTGTCGTTCTTCTTCGTCGCCCGGACCACCCTGCTGGAGGAGGTCGCCAAGTTCCGCGCGGCCCGGCGGATCTGGGCCCGACTGATGCGCGACGAGTTCGGGGCGCAGAACCCGAAGTCGATGATGCTGCGGTTCCACACCCAGACCGCGGGGGTGCAGCTCACCGCCCAGCAGCCGGAGGTGAACCTGGTCCGGGTGGCGATCCAGGGGCTCGGCGCGGTGCTCGGCGGCACCCAGTCGCTGCACACCAACAGCTTCGACGAGGCGATCGCGCTGCCCACCGAGAAGGCGGCCCGGCTGGCCCTGCGTACCCAGCAGGTGCTGGCGTACGAGACGGACCTGACCGCGACCGTGGATCCGTTCGCCGGGTCGTACGTGGTGGAGGCGATGACCGCCGAGATCGAGGCGGCCGCCGACGAGCTGATGCAGCGGGTGTTCGACCACGGCTCGGCGGTGGACGCGATCGAGGCCGGTTTCCAGAAGCGGGAGATCGAGCAGTCCGCGTACCGGATCGCGCAGGAGATCGACTCGGGTGACCGGGTGGTGGTCGGGCTCAACCGGTTCCAGATCGACGAGGAGGAGCCGTACGAGCCGCTGCGGGTGGACCCGGCGATCGAGGTCGCGCAGGCGGAGCGGCTGGCGAAGCTGCGGGCCGAGCGGGACCCGGGCGCGGTCGAGCGGGCCCTCGCGGAGCTGCGCGCCGCCGCCGAGGGCACCGGGAACGTGCTCTACCCGATGAGGGAGGCGCTGCGTGCCAGGGCCACCGTCGGCGAGGTGTGCGGGACGCTGCGCGCGGTGTGGGGGACGTACCGGCCGAGCGACCGGTTCTGAACCGATGCGGTCCCGCCGGTGCCCACCCGGGTTGACCGGCGTGGCCGTCGTGCTGTCCGAACCTCGTCTGAGCTGGGAAGACGCGCTGGTTCCGGCGTACAGTCGATGCTCTCCCCGTACATCGGCGGAAGCGGTGGCGGCGTTGCGAAGGTGCCGGCGGGCTCGTGCCGGCCCGCCCGGCGGCACCTTCGGCGCGGACCCTCCGGGCGACGTCGCCCGGCTCGTCCGTCGGGGCCGTGGGGCAGTGGCGCCCGGGCCGTGGCGCGCGTGTGCGGATCGGGAATGCGGGTAACCCGATCGGGTGAACGGGACGGACAGACTGTGCGGTCGCACTTCCGGCCGTCCTGTCACTGTCGGGAGTTGTCCGGCAGCCGGCCGTTGTCACGCAATTGTCGGAGTGCCAGTTAATTGCCGCGACTAATGCGACAATTCGGAACGGCGGCCCATGATTTTGTGACCGCTGAATCGGTTACGCGTTGTAGGAGGTGTGGGGCAGATGACGGCGTTCGACCGCGATCTACCTGCTGTCCCGCAGATGCTTGAGCCCTCTCACCAGGGCATTCGTGACGCTGCGCGGTCCGATCGCTACTCGAAAGAGGTTGCCCAGCGTCACCGGCGGAGGTCTAGGCTGTCTGCTGTTCTGCCCGATGATCCATCCACTTCTAGTGATCGAGAATTCGACGTGACGAGTGCGTTGACGCTGCCTTCCGGCAGCCCGCTGGCGTCGTCCTGGCCGGAGGCGCCATCCGGGTCCCAGCCCCTGCCTTTCGAGCTCGACCATCTGTTGGCGCTACGGGTACCCGGCCTCATCGCCACCCGACGTCATATCCACTCCCACCCGGAGCTTTCCGGCCAGGAGTTCGAGACGGCCGCGCTGATCCACCGGGAGCTCTCCCTCGCCGGGCTGAAACCACGCCTGCTGCCCAAGGGCAACGGCGTCATCTGCGACATCGACGGGCGCCCGGACGGCCCGGTGATCGCCCTCCGCGCCGACATCGACGCCCTCCCGCTGACCGACCCGAAGGACGTGCCGTACCGGTCCACGGTGGACGGCGTCTGCCACGCCTGTGGACACGACGTGCACACCACCGTGATGCTCGGCGTGGGCATGCTGCTCGCCCAGCTCGCCGACCTCGGCCAGCTCGACGGCCGGGTCCGGCTCATCTTCCAACCGGCCGAGGAGATCCTGCCCTGCGGCTCGCTGGAGGTCATCGAGGCCGGCGGCCTGGACGACGTGGTGCAGATCTTCGCGGTGCACTGCGACCCGAACCTGCCGGTCGGCCGGGTCGGCCTGCGGGTCGGCCCGATCACCGCCGCCGCCGACAACGTCACCGTCCGGCTCACCGGCCCGGGCGGGCACACCGCCCGCCCGCACCTCACGGTCGACCTGGTTGACGCGCTCGGTCGGCTGGTCACCGAGGTGCCGGCGCTCGTCAGCCGCCGGGTGCCGGCCAACAGCGGGCTGCTGCTGGTGTTCGGTCACGCCTCCGCCGGCACCCGCTACAACGTCATCCCCTCCGAGGCCTCCGCCGCCGGCACCCTGCGGGTGATGGACCGCGACAC
This region includes:
- a CDS encoding acyl-CoA mutase large subunit family protein — its product is MSERRSSESGFPIKGVYTADDLPEGLPERLGVPGGYPYTRGVYPTMYTSRPWTMRQYAGFGTATESNARYHQLLRAGTMGLSVAFDLPTQMGYDSDDPIAHGEVGKVGVAIDSIEDMRLLFDGIPLDKVSTSMTINAPGSVLLLLYQLVAEESGVPGAALNGTIQNDILKEYIARGTYIFPPKPSLRLVADTFAYCRAEVPKWNTISISGYHMAEAGATPAQEIAFTLANGVEYVRAALAAGLAVDDFAPRLSFFFVARTTLLEEVAKFRAARRIWARLMRDEFGAQNPKSMMLRFHTQTAGVQLTAQQPEVNLVRVAIQGLGAVLGGTQSLHTNSFDEAIALPTEKAARLALRTQQVLAYETDLTATVDPFAGSYVVEAMTAEIEAAADELMQRVFDHGSAVDAIEAGFQKREIEQSAYRIAQEIDSGDRVVVGLNRFQIDEEEPYEPLRVDPAIEVAQAERLAKLRAERDPGAVERALAELRAAAEGTGNVLYPMREALRARATVGEVCGTLRAVWGTYRPSDRF
- a CDS encoding amidohydrolase; amino-acid sequence: MTSALTLPSGSPLASSWPEAPSGSQPLPFELDHLLALRVPGLIATRRHIHSHPELSGQEFETAALIHRELSLAGLKPRLLPKGNGVICDIDGRPDGPVIALRADIDALPLTDPKDVPYRSTVDGVCHACGHDVHTTVMLGVGMLLAQLADLGQLDGRVRLIFQPAEEILPCGSLEVIEAGGLDDVVQIFAVHCDPNLPVGRVGLRVGPITAAADNVTVRLTGPGGHTARPHLTVDLVDALGRLVTEVPALVSRRVPANSGLLLVFGHASAGTRYNVIPSEASAAGTLRVMDRDTWDQAPKIVAQVVRDVIAPTGATVDLEYLRGRPPVTNDARAIGVLTAATAASLGPEGIAETPQSMGGEDFSWYLEHVPGALARLGVGRDGPNVDLHRASFDVDERAIPVGVRLMVQTALRALAAAR